In a genomic window of Clostridia bacterium:
- the atpD gene encoding F0F1 ATP synthase subunit beta, translating into MSKEVKNGYVLQIIGPVVDVKFDGIYMPKIYEKLVIYEDNIIVPLEVLAHVKKGVARCIALKATEGLARGMRVITSGETIKVPVGIEVLGRVMNVLGEPIDQKGEVKAKEHWSIHRPAPEFYEQSNNIQILETGIKVIDLIAPYAKGGKIGLFGGAGVGKTVLILELIRNIAHEHGGYSIFTGVGERSREGYEMIQEMTESGVLDKTALVFGQMNEPPGSRMRVAFSGLTIAEYFRDVMHQDVLLFIDNIYRFVQAGSEVSALLGRMPSAVGYQPTLANEMGLLQERITSTKKGSITSIQAIYVPADDLTDPAPAAIFAHLDATTVLSRKVVEQGIYPAVAPLESSSRILEANIVGEEHYTVARKVIEALQRYKELQDIIAILGMDELSEEDKNTVYRARKMQKFFSQPLFVASVFTGMEGRYISQKATIESFKAILNGEVDGLNENAFYMVGDLDEVKRKANEMH; encoded by the coding sequence ATGAGCAAAGAAGTCAAAAACGGTTACGTTTTACAAATAATCGGACCTGTTGTAGATGTAAAGTTTGATGGCATATATATGCCCAAAATCTATGAAAAATTAGTCATATATGAAGATAATATCATTGTACCTTTAGAAGTATTGGCACATGTAAAAAAAGGAGTAGCACGTTGTATTGCCCTAAAAGCCACTGAAGGACTTGCAAGAGGCATGAGAGTAATTACTTCTGGCGAAACAATAAAAGTTCCTGTAGGAATTGAAGTTTTGGGTAGAGTAATGAATGTGCTTGGAGAGCCAATTGACCAAAAGGGCGAAGTTAAGGCTAAAGAACATTGGAGTATTCATAGACCTGCTCCTGAATTTTATGAGCAGTCCAACAATATTCAAATTCTTGAAACAGGTATCAAAGTTATTGACCTTATTGCACCTTATGCAAAAGGCGGTAAGATAGGATTGTTCGGCGGTGCAGGCGTAGGAAAGACTGTACTTATACTTGAACTTATCAGAAATATTGCTCATGAACATGGCGGTTATTCTATTTTTACAGGTGTAGGAGAAAGAAGCCGTGAAGGCTATGAAATGATCCAGGAAATGACGGAATCTGGAGTCTTGGATAAGACAGCTTTGGTGTTTGGTCAGATGAACGAACCGCCTGGATCACGTATGAGAGTAGCATTTAGCGGACTTACTATTGCAGAGTATTTTAGAGATGTAATGCATCAGGACGTATTGTTATTTATTGATAATATATATAGATTTGTTCAAGCAGGTAGTGAAGTATCTGCATTGTTAGGCAGAATGCCAAGCGCAGTAGGATATCAACCTACATTAGCTAATGAAATGGGTCTTTTGCAAGAACGCATAACTTCTACCAAAAAAGGTTCTATTACCAGTATTCAGGCTATTTATGTTCCTGCAGACGACCTTACAGACCCTGCACCTGCTGCTATATTTGCTCACTTGGACGCTACAACAGTTTTGTCAAGAAAGGTTGTTGAACAAGGTATATATCCTGCAGTAGCTCCGTTGGAGTCTTCTAGCAGAATCTTAGAGGCTAACATCGTGGGTGAAGAACATTACACAGTAGCAAGAAAGGTTATTGAAGCTTTGCAAAGATATAAAGAGCTTCAGGATATCATTGCTATTTTGGGTATGGATGAATTGTCAGAAGAAGACAAAAATACTGTTTACAGAGCAAGAAAGATGCAAAAATTCTTTTCTCAGCCTTTGTTTGTTGCGTCTGTGTTTACAGGTATGGAAGGAAGATATATTAGCCAAAAGGCTACAATTGAAAGCTTCAAAGCAATATTAAACGGTGAAGTTGACGGACTTAATGAAAATGCGTTTTATATGGTAGGAGATTTGGACGAAGTAAAACGTAAAGCCAATGAAATGCATTAA
- a CDS encoding phosphatidylglycerol lysyltransferase domain-containing protein: MLQIEKKIEFKPVTLLDKQLFDEFYKSNDKINSVNDFATIFCWNVTGNTKYALIDNDVLIISTIYMGKKAYYFPISKSKRSLRPYIEMILDIEDYNGHFIAHIEKEDLDGLQDIKGYKLIYDRDYSDYIYLSKDLIELKGKQFHGKKNHLNKFVGSYKYIFRDYQSKDFEQCIELYDLWLKNSGTEKTLEREAIIRALQNIEYLGLKCGVIEIDGRIRAFSVISILPNKKAGNVLFEKADIQYEGIFAAINNFCAKEYLKDVVYVNRQEDMGIEGLRKSKLSYHPVFLLNKYRLICDTD, encoded by the coding sequence ATGTTACAAATTGAAAAGAAAATAGAATTCAAGCCTGTAACGTTATTGGACAAGCAGTTATTTGATGAGTTTTATAAAAGTAACGACAAAATAAATTCAGTTAATGATTTTGCAACAATTTTTTGTTGGAATGTTACAGGAAATACAAAATATGCGCTTATCGACAATGATGTTTTGATAATTTCCACCATATATATGGGAAAAAAGGCTTATTATTTTCCTATAAGCAAAAGCAAGCGTAGTTTGAGACCGTATATTGAAATGATTCTTGACATAGAGGACTATAATGGTCATTTTATTGCCCATATTGAAAAAGAAGATCTTGATGGCCTGCAGGACATAAAAGGTTATAAGCTTATTTATGATAGAGATTATTCGGATTATATTTATCTTTCAAAAGATTTGATAGAACTCAAAGGAAAACAGTTCCACGGTAAAAAGAATCATCTTAATAAATTTGTAGGTTCTTATAAATACATATTTAGAGATTATCAATCAAAAGATTTTGAACAATGTATAGAATTATACGACTTGTGGCTTAAAAACAGCGGAACTGAAAAAACTCTTGAAAGAGAAGCTATAATACGGGCATTACAGAATATTGAGTATTTAGGTCTAAAATGCGGAGTTATAGAAATTGACGGACGCATACGCGCTTTTTCAGTTATCAGTATTTTGCCCAATAAAAAAGCTGGCAATGTGCTTTTTGAAAAAGCGGACATTCAGTATGAAGGAATCTTTGCAGCAATCAATAACTTTTGCGCCAAAGAATACTTAAAAGATGTAGTGTATGTCAATAGACAAGAAGATATGGGCATTGAGGGTTTAAGAAAATCCAAATTGTCATATCATCCTGTATTCTTACTCAATAAATATAGATTAATCTGTGATACAGATTAA
- a CDS encoding bifunctional 4-hydroxy-3-methylbut-2-enyl diphosphate reductase/30S ribosomal protein S1 translates to MIKEVITAKSIGFCFGVKKAVDTAKKYASQGVCSLGSIIHNKLVIQELEKEGLKTVNSIDEIDSKKVIIRSHGAGKDVYDALKKKGIEIIDATCPYVKKTHNIVKKYYDQGYQIVIAGIASHSEVIGINGWCDNSAIIISSADQIPNIESDKICVVAQTTFSAQEYSQISQYFNNLNQKSVVVFNTICYTTNERQAETVELSRKCDCMIVIGCSDSSNTNKLLKICEHNCKNTFLVEKIEDLYSVFSRLYGKVGITAGASTPSELILEVNRFMNDNVKEGSFEELLENNPVVSYEKGTKVKGAEILFADEKGIHVKLDGKNDGLIAPDQVELNGDYKPENYKQGDKVDIEILGPKDKDSGCIPASKKKIDEKKLEDKLVDGIRNGEEFSITVSVVKGGLLGKYGSYRVFVPQSHVGEHFVTDLTPYNKQKVRLTVLEIDDNKKKIIASQKNILVRERKQREQERREKENEVLSRLNEGDKVVGKFVRATPFGAFVEVDGLDCLCRISDLSWNKIGKVEDVLTLNEEYEFLVLSVDREKRKVGLGYKQLHPHPFYEVAAKYPVGSILTGRVAKLEEYGAFVDIENNIRGLVHISECARGYVKDINSVLKVGDEVTAKVISIDEKNRKISLSIKAALPEEPKPEVTESAKKTKSEEKEKKPKEARKRVKAERVEEEEPTQWSEGFTNTPLADLLKDFNK, encoded by the coding sequence AGTATAGGTTTTTGTTTTGGAGTAAAAAAAGCAGTTGATACTGCTAAAAAATATGCCTCGCAAGGTGTGTGTTCACTAGGATCTATTATACATAACAAGTTGGTAATCCAAGAGCTAGAAAAAGAAGGCTTAAAGACTGTCAACAGCATTGATGAAATAGACTCTAAAAAAGTTATTATCAGGTCGCACGGAGCAGGAAAAGATGTTTATGACGCTTTAAAAAAAAAGGGCATAGAAATAATTGACGCAACTTGCCCTTATGTAAAAAAGACTCACAACATAGTAAAAAAATATTATGATCAAGGTTATCAGATCGTAATAGCGGGTATTGCTTCACATAGCGAAGTTATAGGCATAAATGGTTGGTGTGATAATTCTGCTATAATAATATCTTCAGCTGATCAAATTCCCAATATAGAGTCAGATAAAATATGTGTAGTAGCGCAAACTACATTTTCAGCACAAGAATATAGTCAAATTAGTCAATATTTTAACAACTTAAATCAAAAATCAGTTGTAGTTTTTAATACAATTTGTTATACTACCAATGAACGTCAGGCAGAAACTGTAGAATTAAGTCGAAAATGCGACTGTATGATTGTTATAGGATGTTCTGACAGTTCAAATACAAACAAACTGCTAAAAATTTGTGAGCACAATTGCAAAAACACTTTTTTGGTTGAAAAAATTGAAGACTTATATTCAGTTTTTTCAAGATTGTACGGAAAGGTTGGAATTACGGCAGGTGCATCAACCCCTAGCGAGTTGATTTTGGAGGTTAATCGTTTTATGAACGACAACGTAAAAGAGGGTTCTTTTGAGGAGCTGTTAGAAAATAACCCTGTTGTCAGCTATGAGAAAGGCACAAAAGTAAAAGGTGCAGAAATTCTATTTGCAGACGAAAAAGGCATTCATGTAAAACTGGATGGAAAGAATGACGGGCTTATCGCACCCGATCAGGTTGAATTAAATGGTGACTACAAACCTGAAAATTACAAACAAGGCGACAAAGTAGATATAGAAATTCTTGGTCCCAAAGACAAAGATTCAGGTTGCATCCCTGCATCAAAGAAGAAAATTGATGAAAAGAAACTTGAAGACAAACTTGTTGATGGAATTAGAAATGGCGAAGAATTTTCTATAACAGTCAGCGTTGTAAAAGGCGGATTATTAGGAAAATACGGTAGCTACCGTGTATTTGTTCCTCAATCACATGTTGGAGAGCATTTTGTCACTGATTTGACTCCATATAACAAGCAAAAAGTTCGTCTTACTGTTTTGGAAATAGATGATAATAAAAAGAAGATTATCGCTTCTCAAAAAAATATATTAGTTCGTGAAAGAAAGCAAAGAGAGCAAGAACGTCGCGAAAAGGAAAACGAAGTTTTATCAAGGCTCAATGAAGGCGACAAGGTTGTAGGAAAATTTGTTCGTGCAACGCCTTTTGGTGCATTTGTTGAAGTTGATGGCTTGGATTGCTTGTGCCGTATATCCGATTTGTCATGGAATAAAATCGGCAAGGTAGAAGATGTATTAACTCTTAATGAAGAATACGAATTCTTAGTTTTGTCAGTTGACCGTGAGAAGAGAAAGGTTGGTCTTGGATACAAACAACTTCATCCTCATCCTTTCTATGAAGTGGCTGCAAAATATCCTGTTGGTTCTATATTGACAGGACGTGTAGCTAAACTAGAAGAGTACGGTGCATTCGTTGATATTGAAAACAATATTCGCGGTCTTGTACATATTTCTGAATGCGCACGCGGATATGTAAAAGATATCAATAGCGTATTAAAAGTTGGTGATGAAGTAACTGCTAAGGTTATCAGCATTGATGAGAAGAATCGCAAGATTTCTTTGAGTATAAAGGCTGCATTACCTGAGGAGCCTAAGCCTGAAGTTACTGAAAGTGCTAAGAAGACCAAATCTGAAGAAAAAGAGAAGAAGCCTAAAGAAGCTAGAAAACGCGTTAAGGCTGAAAGAGTAGAGGAAGAAGAGCCTACACAATGGAGCGAAGGCTTTACTAATACACCTTTGGCAGATTTGCTAAAAGATTTTAATAAGTAA
- the atpE gene encoding ATP synthase F0 subunit C, which produces MNLAPIGVGLAVFTGIGAGIGIGIATGKAVEAIARQPEAAGKIRTVLIIGLGFAETTAIYGTFIAIMMLVQ; this is translated from the coding sequence ATTAATTTGGCACCTATCGGCGTAGGATTGGCTGTTTTTACAGGTATTGGCGCTGGTATCGGTATTGGTATTGCAACAGGTAAGGCAGTAGAAGCTATTGCACGTCAACCCGAAGCTGCAGGTAAAATCCGTACCGTGCTTATTATCGGTCTTGGCTTTGCTGAAACCACTGCGATTTACGGAACATTTATAGCAATTATGATGCTTGTTCAATAA
- the atpF gene encoding F0F1 ATP synthase subunit B: MNGIIESLGLNWKEMLFYAINLIILIVAIRFLVYKPIKNIVDKRKEHLEFLFAENERLNKEALEMKKSHEKALQETRLEVARMTEEITKNAEQKSKEIISEAQKKASEIIQKATKEMEEEKARTINTCKQQIPTMSLDIAQKIIEREITDKDNQKLIDEALSDWEN, encoded by the coding sequence ATGAACGGAATTATTGAAAGTCTTGGTTTGAACTGGAAAGAAATGCTGTTTTACGCTATCAATTTGATAATTTTGATAGTGGCAATCAGATTTCTGGTTTATAAACCTATAAAAAATATTGTAGATAAAAGAAAAGAGCATCTTGAATTTCTTTTTGCAGAAAACGAGAGACTTAACAAGGAAGCCTTGGAAATGAAAAAGAGCCATGAAAAGGCTTTGCAGGAGACAAGGCTTGAAGTTGCACGTATGACTGAAGAAATTACTAAAAATGCCGAACAAAAGAGCAAAGAAATCATTTCTGAAGCTCAAAAGAAAGCTAGTGAAATCATACAAAAAGCAACTAAGGAAATGGAAGAAGAAAAGGCGCGTACTATTAATACTTGCAAGCAGCAGATTCCTACTATGTCCTTGGATATAGCTCAAAAAATTATTGAAAGAGAAATTACCGATAAAGATAATCAAAAACTTATAGATGAAGCTCTAAGCGATTGGGAGAACTAG
- the atpG gene encoding ATP synthase F1 subunit gamma, translating to MKNLTDIKHRIKSIAETRKITKAMETISIAKMRKALSIFESNMVFYNRIRTVMTDIIRHTKDVDNIYLKPRKGDRSIFIVIASDKGLAGGYNNNVLVEAWKKIENIKDKHIFTVGQVAREFFQKRNIMVDIEFTHLTQDPTFFDAVNIVESVIDLYKKNLTDKVYIVYTEMINSTSMRPNILKLLPLSEQEVTKDIKEDEDKDEYYFKELYYDPSPEEVLHELVPQYLAGIVYGALVQSVASEHSSRMMAMSNATRNASEILEQLNLDYNRARQESITNEISEIVSASMQNANT from the coding sequence ATGAAAAATTTAACTGATATAAAACACAGAATAAAAAGTATTGCGGAAACACGCAAGATTACTAAGGCAATGGAAACCATTTCTATTGCCAAAATGCGCAAGGCTCTTTCTATATTTGAGAGCAATATGGTGTTTTATAATCGTATTCGCACCGTAATGACTGATATTATTCGTCATACCAAAGATGTAGATAATATTTATCTAAAACCGCGCAAAGGCGATAGAAGTATTTTTATAGTAATTGCTTCCGATAAAGGCTTGGCGGGCGGATATAATAACAATGTCTTAGTTGAGGCATGGAAAAAAATAGAAAATATAAAAGATAAACATATCTTTACCGTAGGACAGGTAGCTAGAGAATTTTTTCAAAAACGCAATATAATGGTGGATATAGAATTTACCCATCTAACACAAGATCCTACATTTTTTGACGCAGTCAATATAGTTGAAAGCGTTATTGATCTATATAAAAAGAATCTTACGGATAAAGTATATATTGTCTATACCGAAATGATAAATTCAACTTCTATGCGTCCTAATATACTTAAACTTTTGCCCTTATCAGAGCAGGAAGTTACCAAGGACATAAAAGAAGACGAAGATAAAGACGAATATTACTTTAAAGAACTTTATTATGATCCGTCTCCAGAAGAGGTTTTACATGAACTTGTTCCTCAATATCTGGCGGGAATAGTATATGGTGCATTAGTTCAATCAGTTGCAAGCGAACATTCAAGCCGTATGATGGCGATGAGTAATGCTACAAGAAATGCAAGCGAAATCTTGGAGCAACTTAATCTTGATTATAACAGAGCAAGACAAGAATCAATCACCAATGAAATAAGCGAAATAGTTTCTGCAAGCATGCAAAATGCAAATACATAA
- a CDS encoding FoF1 ATP synthase subunit a, with product MKVVTLSETMPDLAAKEIKIGGITITETMISFSIVVLAIILAAVIIRVFCIPRWRKSQKVGAVQMFLEWLIGSIDDNAKELTGHDASFVSPVYLTFASVICLGTLVEMLGLRPPISDFNVTLTLGFLSFAVIQGLGIKRKKFKRLLHYVNPINIVTDGVVPFSLALRMFGSVFSGYLIMHLIYSLPFPVGYPLIGNLIFTVFHAIMQSYVFMMLSMCFVSEAIE from the coding sequence ATGAAAGTTGTAACTTTGAGCGAAACCATGCCAGACTTAGCAGCAAAAGAAATAAAAATAGGCGGAATTACTATTACTGAAACTATGATTAGTTTTTCAATAGTGGTTTTGGCTATTATTTTGGCTGCGGTAATTATTAGAGTGTTTTGTATTCCGCGCTGGAGAAAAAGTCAAAAAGTTGGTGCTGTTCAAATGTTTTTGGAATGGTTAATAGGTTCAATTGATGATAATGCTAAGGAATTGACCGGACATGATGCATCTTTTGTATCTCCTGTTTACTTAACATTTGCTAGCGTTATATGTTTGGGAACCCTTGTTGAAATGCTCGGTTTAAGACCGCCTATTTCGGATTTTAATGTAACATTGACATTAGGCTTCTTGTCATTTGCAGTAATTCAGGGTTTGGGTATTAAAAGAAAGAAGTTTAAAAGACTTTTGCATTATGTTAATCCAATCAATATCGTAACCGACGGTGTTGTGCCTTTTTCATTGGCGCTTCGTATGTTTGGAAGTGTTTTCAGCGGATATCTTATAATGCATCTTATTTATTCACTTCCTTTCCCTGTAGGTTATCCTCTGATCGGAAACTTAATATTTACGGTGTTTCACGCAATAATGCAAAGTTATGTATTTATGATGCTTTCAATGTGCTTTGTATCCGAAGCAATCGAATAA
- the atpC gene encoding ATP synthase F1 subunit epsilon translates to MEKGINEFYLEIVTPERLFFEGYVQSLTFNTTSGEMGVLYNALPMVTALKAGILKIRQNNKWMEASNGEGFIEVRPKKVVIMAQSAEWPYEINVDKVKAEIDHMSVMMKKEQSLKEYKWAKAQLARHFARLRLKDHDIN, encoded by the coding sequence ATGGAAAAAGGTATTAATGAATTTTATTTGGAAATAGTTACACCTGAAAGGCTGTTTTTTGAAGGCTATGTCCAGTCTTTGACCTTTAATACAACATCAGGCGAAATGGGTGTATTGTATAATGCATTGCCTATGGTTACAGCATTAAAGGCTGGCATACTCAAAATCCGTCAAAACAATAAGTGGATGGAAGCAAGTAATGGAGAAGGGTTTATTGAAGTCCGTCCCAAAAAAGTAGTAATCATGGCTCAATCAGCAGAGTGGCCTTATGAAATTAATGTTGACAAAGTAAAAGCAGAAATAGACCACATGTCTGTTATGATGAAAAAAGAGCAATCCTTAAAAGAATATAAATGGGCAAAAGCTCAATTAGCAAGACATTTTGCAAGACTTAGACTTAAAGACCATGATATTAATTAA
- the atpA gene encoding F0F1 ATP synthase subunit alpha translates to MSIIKVITGQEIDNLTKKKVEQVFKKKHPNEDVSFSYEIDPSILGGILVIDNGIYYDGTIKNRLVQLEHKNTFTKTEVVSAGTIIYNGDGIVRISGLNDVKNGELLKLENNLEAIALNLEEDEVGAVVLGDEKLISVGQKVHTTGKIVSVPVGEKVLGRVINPLGHPLDGLPEIETDKYRPIEAPAPAIMQRSKVDTPLQTGLLAVDSMIPIGKGQRELIIGDRQTGKTAIAIDTIINQKGKNVICVYVSIGQKASSISNLVRILKEKEALEYTTVVCSTAYDSAPLQYIAPYCGCAIAEEFMYSGKDVLIVYDDLSKHAVAYRTMSLLLKRPPGREAYPGDIFYLHSRLLERAAKLSPELGGGSMTALPIVETLAGDISAYIPTNVISITDGQIYLEGELFNAGIRPAVNVGLSVSRVGGSAQIPAMRKVSGKLRLDLSQYRELAIFAQFGSELDVSTQKILTQGEKITETLKQAQYSPYSVEEQVVLLYIINKEFLNDIEVKKVREFNKGFLQYIKNFHPQILNDIVATSDLTTENMKNIEKAVLEYKDYIYKSTKS, encoded by the coding sequence ATGTCAATCATCAAGGTTATTACAGGACAAGAGATTGATAACCTAACCAAAAAGAAAGTTGAACAAGTTTTTAAAAAGAAGCATCCAAATGAAGATGTATCTTTTTCTTATGAAATTGATCCGAGCATTTTGGGCGGAATTTTGGTTATTGATAATGGCATATATTATGACGGCACTATTAAAAATCGCTTAGTACAGCTTGAACATAAAAATACGTTTACAAAGACTGAAGTTGTTTCAGCTGGTACCATTATTTATAACGGTGATGGTATAGTTCGTATATCTGGACTTAATGATGTAAAAAATGGTGAGTTATTAAAGCTTGAAAATAATCTTGAAGCCATTGCTCTTAACTTGGAAGAAGATGAAGTTGGTGCAGTAGTTTTGGGTGATGAAAAACTTATTTCTGTCGGACAAAAGGTTCATACTACTGGAAAAATAGTATCTGTCCCTGTAGGAGAAAAAGTTCTTGGCAGAGTTATTAATCCATTAGGTCATCCTTTGGATGGGCTGCCTGAAATTGAAACAGACAAATACAGACCTATAGAAGCGCCCGCGCCTGCTATAATGCAAAGAAGCAAGGTCGATACCCCATTGCAAACGGGTCTTTTGGCTGTTGATTCGATGATTCCTATCGGTAAAGGGCAGAGAGAATTGATAATTGGCGATCGTCAGACTGGTAAGACCGCAATAGCGATTGATACTATTATTAACCAAAAAGGCAAGAATGTTATTTGCGTATATGTGTCTATTGGTCAAAAGGCTTCGTCAATAAGTAATTTAGTACGTATTTTGAAAGAAAAAGAGGCACTTGAGTATACTACTGTGGTATGTTCTACAGCATATGATAGTGCACCTTTACAATATATTGCGCCTTATTGCGGTTGTGCTATTGCTGAAGAGTTTATGTATAGCGGAAAAGATGTTCTAATAGTATATGATGATCTTTCCAAGCATGCTGTTGCATATAGAACAATGTCTCTGCTATTGAAGAGACCGCCGGGAAGAGAAGCATATCCAGGTGATATTTTCTATCTACATTCAAGACTGCTTGAACGTGCCGCAAAATTAAGTCCTGAATTGGGCGGAGGCTCAATGACGGCATTGCCTATAGTTGAAACTCTTGCAGGCGATATTTCGGCATACATACCAACAAACGTTATTTCAATAACAGACGGTCAGATTTATCTTGAGGGCGAGTTATTTAATGCGGGCATCAGACCGGCAGTTAACGTCGGACTGTCAGTATCCCGTGTCGGCGGTTCGGCGCAAATACCAGCAATGAGAAAAGTTTCAGGTAAATTAAGACTTGACTTATCTCAATATAGAGAATTAGCTATATTTGCTCAGTTTGGTTCAGAACTGGATGTTTCAACTCAAAAGATTTTGACTCAAGGTGAAAAGATTACTGAAACATTAAAACAGGCTCAATATAGCCCTTATTCTGTTGAAGAACAGGTTGTATTACTTTATATTATAAACAAAGAGTTTTTAAATGATATAGAAGTTAAGAAAGTCAGAGAATTTAATAAAGGCTTTTTACAATATATCAAAAATTTCCATCCGCAAATTTTGAATGATATTGTTGCAACATCTGATTTGACAACAGAAAATATGAAAAATATAGAAAAAGCGGTTTTGGAATATAAAGATTATATTTATAAATCAACTAAGTCATAA